The Acidipropionibacterium virtanenii DNA segment CGACATCCTCGGACGGCTCCTCATCGAAGGCGATCTGCGTGGAAACCTCGTCACCGACGCGCACCTGGCAGCGCTCGCCATCGAGCACGGCACCAGGATCTGTTCCTTCGACAGCGACTTCGCCCGTTTCGACGGCCTCGGCTGGATCAACCCCGACCGCCGATAGCGCCATCGCCATGCGGCGGGGCTTGAGGGGACAGGGCGGCTCCCGCGAAACACTGCTGTAACGACGACCACCGGCCGCTGTAACACGACTCGGCCAGCATGTGGCCATGGAGTCACTGCTCGACGGGTATCCGACCTCCCCGCTCATCCACGATGAGTTGCTGGACGGCGACGGCGTCCGTCCCCAGTGCGCCCGGCTGGCCGGGGGATTCGACCGGCTCGGCGTCGAGGAGGTGCGCTCCCGGGCCGCCTACCTGGCCTCCCGCTACGTCGACTCCGGTGTCACCTTCGATCTGGGCGGCACCGAGAAGCCCTTCCCCCTCGACATCATGCCGAGGATCATCGAGGCCTCCGAATGGGACACCATCAGCACCGGCGTGGCTCAGCGCGTCTACACCCTGGAGCGGTTCCTCGGCGACGTCTACGGCTCCGGCCAGGTCTTCGACGACGGCGTCGTGCCCCGCAGGCTGGTGGTCTCCTCGCCCAACTTCGTGCGCCAGGTGGCCGGCTTCGCCCCTGCGAACGGGGTGCGGATCCACGTCGCGGGGATCGATCTCATCCGCGACGGCGACGGCACCATGCGGGTCCTGGAGGACAACGTCCGGATCCCCTCGGGCGTCTCCTACGTCCTCACCAACCGGGCCGCGATGGCCGCCGGCATGCCCGACATCATGCGCCAGCACAATGTGGAGCCGGTCGATGTCTACCCCTCCCGGCTGCGCGCCGCGCTGGAGGCGGCCGCACCCGCCGGGGTCTCGGAACCCAATGTCGTGGTGCTGACCCCCGGCGTCTACAACTCGGCCTACTACGAGCACTCCCTGCTCGCCCGCACCATGGGCGTGCCACTGGTCGAGGGTCCCGATCTGGTGTGCCGCCAGGGCCGGGTCTACGTGCGCACCACATCCGGGCTCAACCGGGTCGACGTCATCTACCGCAGAGTCGACGACGAGTTCATCGATCCGGTGCATTTCCGCCCCGACTCCGTGCTGGGCGCCGCGGGCCTGGTGTCGGCGATCGCCAACGGCGCGGTGACGGTGGCCAACGGGATCGGCAACGGGGTCGCCGACGACAAGCTCATCTACACCTACCTGCCCGATCTCATCCGCTACTACTGCGGCGAGGAACCGGTGCTGCCCAATGTCGACTCCTGGCGGCTGGAGGAGCCCGACTCGCTCGCGGAGGTCCTCGACCGCCTCGACGAGCTCGTCGTCAAACCGGTCGACGGATCCGGAGGCAAGGGCATCATCATGGGCCCCGAGTGCACCGCCGCCCAGCTGGACGCCGCCCGCGCCAGGTTGTGCGCCGACCCGCGCGGATGGATCGCCCAGCCGCTCGTGCAGCTGTCCACCGTCCCCACCTTCGTCGACGACAGGCTGCGCCCCCGACGGGTCGACCTGCGGCCCTTCGCCATCAACGACGGGGACTCCATCTGGGTGCTGCCCGGCGGTCTCACCCGGGTGGCTCTGAGAGAGGGCCAGTTCATCGTCAACTCCTCCCAGGGCGGCGGATCGAAGGACACCTGGGTGCTCGGGGCGCCGGGGGCCCGCAGGCCCGACCGGCCGCCCGCCATCGGTATCCAGGCCGAGGCCCCGCCGCGCCAGGCCGAGCCGCGACTCGCGGCGTCGGGCCCCATGGACCAGCCCGACCGATCGATCTGGGAGGCCCAGCAGGGCCAGCAGCAGCAGACCGGGCCCCGGAGCCGGCCGGATCGCCAGGATCGGGCTGATCGCCGTGCAGAGCAGGGGAAGCCGACATGTTGAGCAGACTGGCGGAGTCCATGTTCTGGATCGGACGCTACCTGGAGCGGGCCGAGGATGTGGCCAGGCTGCTTCGCGTCCACCTTGAGGCGACCGCCGACGAGACCGGCGGCCGCGGCGCCGATTCGGCCGCCCTGCTCGCCAGCATCGGAGCACCACCCGAGACCGGGCACCCGGACGCGTGGCGGATGCTCGGCCACGACGCCGCCTCACCGGTCTCGATCGTCTCGGCGCTGACCAACTGCCGGGCCGCCGCCCGGCGGGCCCGGGAGGTGCTGTCCCTGGAGACCTGGGAGGAGATCAACCGCGCATGGCGGGCCGTCGCCCAGGGCCAGCTGCGCAGCACCTACCAGCAACTGGCGCTGCGCACCGTGCTCGACCACTGCTATGCCGTCACCGGGATCG contains these protein-coding regions:
- a CDS encoding circularly permuted type 2 ATP-grasp protein — its product is MESLLDGYPTSPLIHDELLDGDGVRPQCARLAGGFDRLGVEEVRSRAAYLASRYVDSGVTFDLGGTEKPFPLDIMPRIIEASEWDTISTGVAQRVYTLERFLGDVYGSGQVFDDGVVPRRLVVSSPNFVRQVAGFAPANGVRIHVAGIDLIRDGDGTMRVLEDNVRIPSGVSYVLTNRAAMAAGMPDIMRQHNVEPVDVYPSRLRAALEAAAPAGVSEPNVVVLTPGVYNSAYYEHSLLARTMGVPLVEGPDLVCRQGRVYVRTTSGLNRVDVIYRRVDDEFIDPVHFRPDSVLGAAGLVSAIANGAVTVANGIGNGVADDKLIYTYLPDLIRYYCGEEPVLPNVDSWRLEEPDSLAEVLDRLDELVVKPVDGSGGKGIIMGPECTAAQLDAARARLCADPRGWIAQPLVQLSTVPTFVDDRLRPRRVDLRPFAINDGDSIWVLPGGLTRVALREGQFIVNSSQGGGSKDTWVLGAPGARRPDRPPAIGIQAEAPPRQAEPRLAASGPMDQPDRSIWEAQQGQQQQTGPRSRPDRQDRADRRAEQGKPTC